The following proteins are encoded in a genomic region of Lactiplantibacillus plantarum:
- a CDS encoding dihydrolipoyl dehydrogenase family protein, translating to MADYDTIFIGSGHATWHAAVTLARAQQKVAIIEEDTIAGTCTNFGCDAKILLDGPFELTEQLKQYQGIGVNTTPSIDWSQLMAYKQQVIQPLSVQMTAVFKQLGIKIITGHGELTDTHTVKVAGSTYTADTIVVGTGQRPAKLAIPGADLMHDSRDFLDLPTMPKRLTLIGAGIISLEFANMAVLLGSEVHIIEFADRALPAFYSEHVEKMIAHLQAAGVHFHFGEALSQVTKSATGLLATTKNGLTIESDDIITATGRIPNIEHLGLTKVGIKTDRHGIIVDDHLQTNIPNIYASGDVISKTLPKLTPTATFESNYIAGQLLGSTAAIDYPVIPSVVFTLPRIAQVGIPVEAAKFDTEHFHVQALPYGKLLAFQYQNEVDADLQLVFDQENYLVGASIYGNGAPDLINLLTMIITDHVSANTLSQKIFAFPSASVGIIDMLTPLLHHD from the coding sequence ATGGCAGATTATGACACAATTTTTATCGGTAGCGGTCACGCGACGTGGCACGCTGCAGTGACCCTTGCACGTGCGCAACAAAAGGTAGCAATCATTGAAGAGGATACAATCGCCGGGACATGCACTAACTTTGGTTGTGATGCTAAGATTTTGTTAGACGGCCCCTTCGAGCTGACCGAACAGCTCAAACAATACCAGGGGATTGGTGTCAACACAACGCCCAGTATCGATTGGTCACAATTGATGGCATATAAGCAGCAAGTCATTCAACCCTTATCGGTACAAATGACGGCCGTATTCAAGCAATTAGGGATTAAGATTATTACAGGACATGGCGAACTGACTGATACGCACACTGTTAAAGTGGCCGGCAGCACGTATACGGCGGATACCATCGTTGTCGGGACCGGACAGCGCCCAGCCAAATTAGCTATTCCGGGCGCTGATCTAATGCATGATAGTCGTGATTTTCTTGACCTACCAACCATGCCCAAGCGGTTGACCTTGATTGGTGCCGGAATTATCTCGTTAGAATTTGCCAACATGGCTGTGTTACTAGGATCTGAAGTGCATATTATTGAGTTTGCCGACCGGGCACTACCTGCATTTTATTCAGAGCACGTTGAAAAAATGATTGCACATTTACAGGCAGCCGGGGTACACTTCCACTTTGGTGAAGCCCTTAGCCAAGTGACTAAAAGCGCCACGGGATTATTGGCAACCACTAAGAACGGCCTGACCATTGAGAGTGATGACATCATCACAGCTACTGGTCGGATTCCAAACATCGAACACTTAGGGTTAACGAAAGTTGGCATTAAGACCGATCGGCACGGCATTATCGTCGACGACCATTTGCAGACAAATATTCCCAACATTTACGCTAGCGGTGATGTCATCAGCAAGACTTTGCCGAAGTTAACACCGACCGCGACCTTTGAGTCTAACTACATTGCCGGCCAATTGCTTGGAAGTACGGCCGCGATTGATTATCCGGTCATTCCATCGGTCGTCTTTACGTTACCAAGAATCGCACAAGTCGGTATCCCTGTCGAAGCCGCCAAGTTTGATACTGAACACTTTCACGTTCAAGCACTACCATACGGTAAACTGTTAGCCTTTCAGTATCAAAACGAGGTCGATGCTGATCTACAACTGGTCTTTGACCAAGAGAATTACCTTGTTGGCGCCTCCATCTATGGTAATGGCGCACCAGACTTGATTAACTTACTGACCATGATTATTACTGATCACGTCTCAGCCAACACGTTAAGTCAGAAGATTTTTGCCTTTCCGAGTGCTTCAGTGGGTATCATTGATATGTTGACACCACTTTTACACCATGACTAG
- the msrA gene encoding peptide-methionine (S)-S-oxide reductase MsrA, which produces MTETAIFAGGCFWCMVKPFDQQPGIKSVISGYTGGTVANPTYEQVASHTTGHTEAVKITFDPDVISYADLVEIYWRQTDPTDASGQFQDRGDSYRPVIFVNSEAQRRTATASRDALAASGKFAEPIVTTIEDAKPFYPAEAEHQDFYRRNPFRYQIEEMGGREAFIKQHWQ; this is translated from the coding sequence ATGACAGAGACTGCAATATTTGCTGGTGGCTGTTTCTGGTGCATGGTCAAACCGTTTGATCAACAGCCCGGGATCAAGTCAGTCATTTCAGGTTACACTGGTGGTACCGTCGCTAATCCGACGTATGAACAAGTTGCCAGCCACACGACTGGGCATACTGAAGCGGTTAAAATCACTTTTGACCCAGATGTAATCAGTTATGCTGACTTGGTCGAAATTTACTGGCGTCAGACTGATCCAACCGATGCTTCTGGCCAATTTCAGGACCGTGGTGACAGTTATCGACCGGTAATTTTTGTTAATAGTGAAGCTCAACGTCGAACTGCAACTGCTTCAAGAGATGCACTTGCGGCTAGCGGTAAGTTTGCTGAGCCGATTGTGACAACCATTGAAGATGCGAAGCCATTTTATCCCGCAGAAGCCGAGCACCAAGACTTTTATCGACGCAATCCATTCCGTTATCAAATCGAAGAAATGGGTGGTCGTGAGGCGTTTATTAAGCAACATTGGCAATAA
- a CDS encoding glycosyltransferase family 2 protein, protein MMIIVRVAITISVVFYLYFIINLLLINHYREPIQSYEKGPTPYELFLVIPVLNEEHVISRTITQLTESLEQLPPTVHAQIIAVDDDSTDHSLLLLTQSSSRFLQILHRTGNQRAGKGAVLNTAVQYIHKTLALKSDPQRTIVGVLDADAFMNTADLTRVLAHFEQEPQLAMIQTSVNIYNQPNWLTKMQNFEFMGVNNATQQLRNRLGQGIASGNGQFVRLDLALQNPWGNSLLEDLEFTLRTWLLGGTRTAFDHTLVVQQEAVEQLRPFFRQRVRWCQGAVQCMRYLPALWRSGRLNHFQKLDTTFWILMPISGCIVPLTSLITLVVLVSRSLQHWQVGWHHLAIGTLLVIAFSACLVLAALYQRNCAVVKQPVGFMNALKQSLSFQAFLLIISLTPYVAIYRQLRGQTAWAKTRHGVTTRVAKYPDTGLKRSY, encoded by the coding sequence ATGATGATAATAGTTCGAGTTGCAATTACGATTTCAGTCGTTTTTTACTTGTATTTTATTATTAATTTATTGTTGATCAATCACTATCGGGAGCCCATTCAAAGCTATGAAAAAGGGCCCACACCCTATGAATTATTTTTGGTCATTCCGGTACTCAATGAAGAACACGTGATCTCGCGCACGATTACGCAACTTACTGAATCACTCGAACAATTACCGCCAACCGTTCACGCCCAGATCATTGCCGTCGATGACGATTCGACTGATCACAGTCTACTGTTGTTAACTCAGTCATCGTCGCGCTTCTTACAAATTCTACACCGCACGGGTAACCAGCGTGCTGGTAAAGGGGCCGTCCTCAACACTGCTGTCCAGTATATTCATAAGACGTTAGCACTAAAATCTGATCCGCAACGAACAATCGTGGGGGTCCTAGATGCAGACGCATTCATGAATACTGCTGACTTGACACGGGTGCTGGCGCACTTTGAACAAGAACCACAGTTGGCGATGATCCAAACTAGTGTGAACATTTATAATCAGCCCAACTGGCTGACCAAGATGCAAAATTTTGAGTTTATGGGCGTTAACAATGCCACTCAACAGCTACGCAACCGTCTTGGTCAGGGGATCGCGTCGGGTAATGGTCAGTTTGTCCGGCTAGATTTAGCGTTGCAAAACCCATGGGGGAATAGCTTACTTGAGGATCTCGAATTTACTTTGCGGACTTGGCTGTTAGGTGGTACCCGAACAGCTTTTGATCATACATTAGTTGTCCAGCAAGAAGCTGTTGAACAATTACGACCGTTTTTTCGCCAACGGGTACGCTGGTGTCAGGGTGCCGTTCAATGTATGCGTTATCTACCAGCACTTTGGCGTTCGGGACGTCTGAACCATTTTCAAAAATTGGACACGACCTTTTGGATTTTGATGCCTATCAGTGGTTGTATCGTGCCACTGACCAGTCTAATCACGTTAGTCGTGCTTGTGAGCCGTAGCCTACAACATTGGCAAGTTGGGTGGCATCACTTGGCTATCGGGACATTACTAGTGATCGCTTTTTCGGCTTGTTTGGTATTAGCAGCACTGTATCAACGCAACTGTGCCGTCGTGAAACAACCCGTTGGATTCATGAATGCCCTCAAACAAAGTTTAAGCTTTCAGGCATTCTTATTGATCATTAGCCTGACGCCATACGTCGCCATTTATCGGCAGTTACGCGGTCAAACAGCGTGGGCTAAAACGCGCCATGGTGTTACGACCCGCGTTGCAAAATATCCAGATACTGGCTTAAAACGCTCATATTAA
- a CDS encoding ribitol-5-phosphate dehydrogenase gives MLNQVYRLVDPRQFEVQTVAEEITNNDIIVRPRFLSVCHADTRYFTGQRPQATLRQKLPMALIHEGVGEVVKDPQDKFKPGTLVAMVPNTPFETDPIIKENYLPSSKFRSSGYDGFMQEYVSLHRDRAIVVPDNFDHQMSAFIEMVSVGVHALTQLEGVMDADRKVIGIWGDGNLGFITATLVKQIFPDSQLMIFGRHQSKLDYFSFADKTYLVDDIPNDLKVSQALECTGGRGSESAIAQIIQHIRPMGTAILMGVSEDPVGIDTRSVLAEGLTLRGVSRSGRADFQRAVDILTDSPVTRERLQNLVCFTRKVSTIQDITDFFEGALTNYWGKAVMEWDV, from the coding sequence ATGTTAAATCAAGTTTATCGCTTAGTAGATCCTCGTCAGTTTGAAGTGCAAACTGTTGCTGAAGAGATCACCAATAATGATATTATTGTGCGGCCACGCTTTTTATCCGTTTGTCATGCGGATACTCGTTACTTTACGGGTCAACGACCACAAGCGACCTTACGGCAGAAATTACCAATGGCGCTCATTCACGAAGGCGTTGGTGAAGTCGTCAAGGATCCTCAAGATAAATTTAAGCCAGGAACATTAGTGGCAATGGTACCAAATACTCCGTTTGAAACAGATCCCATCATTAAAGAGAACTATTTACCATCTTCTAAGTTCCGTTCCAGTGGTTATGATGGCTTCATGCAGGAGTATGTGAGTCTGCATCGGGACCGTGCGATTGTCGTACCAGATAACTTTGATCATCAAATGTCTGCTTTTATTGAAATGGTCTCAGTTGGTGTTCACGCGCTCACACAATTAGAAGGCGTCATGGATGCTGATCGTAAAGTCATTGGCATTTGGGGCGATGGTAATTTAGGATTTATTACCGCAACCCTTGTCAAGCAAATTTTTCCAGACAGCCAACTCATGATTTTTGGGCGCCATCAGTCTAAGCTCGATTATTTCTCATTTGCTGACAAAACCTATTTAGTTGATGATATTCCGAATGATTTAAAGGTCAGCCAAGCACTAGAATGTACTGGTGGCCGGGGGAGCGAATCAGCAATTGCTCAAATCATCCAGCATATCCGACCGATGGGGACGGCCATTTTGATGGGCGTCTCAGAAGATCCAGTTGGCATTGACACGCGTTCCGTGCTTGCAGAAGGCTTAACACTACGTGGCGTAAGCCGAAGTGGCCGCGCTGATTTTCAACGAGCTGTTGATATTTTGACGGATAGCCCCGTTACACGGGAACGGTTGCAGAACTTAGTGTGCTTCACTCGCAAGGTCAGCACAATCCAGGACATCACTGATTTCTTTGAAGGGGCCTTAACCAACTATTGGGGCAAGGCGGTGATGGAGTGGGACGTTTAA
- a CDS encoding phage integrase N-terminal SAM-like domain-containing protein — protein MTAKFPYAKSFLASLETAGKQASTIEQYELTLADFFNYEQHFNETFAKDQLLADLTENDIQAYLAMLREQRQFKTSTLNKCLSNLNGYFSYLFSHRIITTLPTFTIKGQPLTNRQQTTTWPEQLAAWLAMDDLHPYTRLFLLLTTKGYTATEMLSPGFYQQLNAITFTAVEQAFLVKLRAYLQPLQTQSGSSDLFLKQRQRGTDPHLTLAALHKYLAGDSQRLGVPLKPVALRQDFMLWFLNQHRTTEPTEIMQQLLLDETSLEYYQNLLRQRDLRTLKATKTD, from the coding sequence ATGACCGCTAAATTTCCGTATGCTAAAAGCTTTCTCGCCTCATTAGAAACTGCTGGCAAGCAAGCTAGTACGATTGAGCAATATGAATTAACCTTGGCTGACTTTTTCAACTATGAGCAGCATTTCAATGAGACCTTTGCTAAGGATCAATTACTAGCAGATTTAACTGAGAATGATATTCAAGCTTACTTGGCAATGCTCCGTGAACAACGCCAATTCAAAACATCGACACTGAACAAATGTCTGTCGAATCTAAACGGCTACTTTAGCTATTTATTTTCACACCGAATTATTACAACTTTACCAACCTTTACAATTAAAGGGCAACCCTTGACCAATCGTCAACAAACAACGACCTGGCCAGAGCAATTAGCGGCATGGTTAGCAATGGATGATCTGCATCCATACACCCGCTTATTCTTGTTACTAACGACCAAGGGTTATACTGCCACGGAGATGCTATCCCCAGGGTTTTATCAGCAGTTGAATGCAATTACCTTTACAGCAGTAGAACAGGCTTTTCTGGTTAAACTACGGGCCTATTTGCAGCCATTACAGACTCAAAGTGGTAGTTCGGACCTTTTTTTAAAGCAGCGTCAACGCGGAACCGACCCACATCTCACCCTCGCGGCATTGCATAAATACTTGGCGGGTGATAGTCAACGTTTAGGTGTGCCATTAAAGCCGGTTGCATTGCGCCAGGACTTCATGCTGTGGTTTCTCAATCAACACCGGACGACCGAACCGACTGAGATCATGCAACAACTACTTTTAGATGAAACCAGCCTCGAATATTACCAAAACTTGCTACGACAACGTGATTTGCGAACTTTAAAAGCCACTAAAACCGACTAA
- a CDS encoding IspD/TarI family cytidylyltransferase has product MIYAQILAGGKGTRMGNVPMPKQFLTLAGKPILIHTVEKFVLESRFDAILVVCPADWLSHTQDLIKKYISDERVHVVTGGSERNETLMKGIDYIQENYGSHDDDIVVTHDAVRPFITQRIINDNIEAALEHPAVDTVVPAIDTIVQGTEGKIDDIPVRSTMYQGQTPQSFNIKTLVESYNALTDAQKETLSDSCKICLLAGQEVTLVRGENYNFKITTPYDLRVASALVETRD; this is encoded by the coding sequence ATGATTTATGCTCAGATTTTAGCTGGCGGTAAGGGTACTCGCATGGGGAACGTCCCGATGCCTAAACAGTTTTTGACCTTAGCAGGCAAGCCAATTTTAATTCATACCGTTGAAAAGTTTGTACTGGAAAGTCGCTTTGATGCGATTTTAGTTGTTTGCCCTGCCGACTGGTTGAGTCACACACAGGATCTAATCAAAAAATACATCTCAGACGAACGAGTTCACGTGGTTACCGGTGGCTCTGAACGTAACGAAACTTTGATGAAAGGTATCGACTATATCCAAGAAAATTATGGTAGCCACGATGATGACATCGTCGTGACTCACGATGCCGTACGGCCTTTTATCACGCAACGTATCATCAATGATAATATTGAAGCGGCTTTAGAGCACCCAGCAGTTGATACGGTGGTGCCAGCTATTGATACGATTGTGCAAGGAACAGAAGGCAAAATCGACGATATCCCAGTGCGTTCAACTATGTATCAGGGGCAAACACCACAAAGTTTTAATATCAAAACACTAGTTGAATCTTACAACGCCTTAACTGATGCCCAAAAGGAAACTTTGTCAGATTCTTGCAAGATTTGCTTGTTAGCAGGTCAAGAAGTGACCTTAGTGCGGGGCGAAAACTATAATTTCAAGATTACAACGCCTTACGATTTAAGAGTTGCTTCTGCTTTAGTAGAAACGAGGGACTAA
- a CDS encoding CDP-glycerol glycerophosphotransferase family protein yields MGRLKTLKLTLLRASFNLLYQLFYFLGGPRKHRVTFATMRSNQLTDNLKALHAQFEKDGQMDIRVFCYHYDRTFKSKLGFLVASIRALHIIARSEMLIIDDYFFPLYAINKHANNQVVQLWHAIGSLKRFGLSLPTASQSVLKPHTNYDWVFINSEIDKPAYVDAFDVDPDHVIASGEPMMDELMRQHPETHSGNKRMLYSPTYRPGMHGEAQVLAYVREFVNASQQLQEPWDIYISLHPYLKLPNWHLPSHVHVFQDATRVKQIMPTMDLFITDYSSLSLNFSYFERPILLYTPDYQNYIKTCGFYVDYYQYLGAPHFDRAPAIMTFINHDLEKLDLDYVHDLKAKTFPHQDGNNAQRVFQFLMKQL; encoded by the coding sequence GTGGGACGTTTAAAGACGTTAAAGCTAACGCTATTACGCGCTAGCTTTAATCTTTTATACCAGCTTTTTTACTTTCTAGGTGGTCCTAGGAAGCATCGGGTTACTTTTGCAACGATGCGAAGTAACCAGTTAACTGATAATTTGAAGGCGCTACACGCCCAGTTCGAAAAAGATGGCCAGATGGATATTCGCGTTTTTTGTTATCATTATGACCGGACTTTTAAAAGTAAACTCGGATTTTTAGTGGCGTCAATACGGGCTTTACACATTATTGCTCGTTCCGAAATGCTGATTATTGATGATTATTTTTTTCCACTGTATGCTATTAATAAACATGCTAATAATCAGGTCGTCCAATTGTGGCACGCAATTGGGTCTTTAAAACGTTTTGGTTTAAGTTTACCAACGGCTTCACAAAGTGTGCTTAAACCACATACGAATTATGATTGGGTCTTTATTAATTCTGAAATTGATAAACCTGCTTATGTGGATGCCTTTGACGTCGATCCTGATCACGTGATTGCCAGTGGCGAACCGATGATGGACGAATTAATGCGCCAGCACCCTGAAACACACTCGGGTAATAAACGCATGCTATATTCGCCCACTTACCGACCAGGTATGCATGGTGAGGCACAGGTTCTGGCCTATGTCCGTGAATTTGTGAATGCCAGTCAACAACTACAGGAGCCTTGGGATATTTATATTTCATTACATCCGTACCTTAAGTTACCAAATTGGCATTTACCATCGCATGTACATGTTTTTCAGGATGCGACTCGTGTTAAGCAAATTATGCCAACAATGGACTTGTTTATTACGGATTACTCGTCATTATCACTTAATTTCAGTTACTTTGAACGTCCAATTTTACTCTATACACCTGATTATCAAAATTATATTAAGACGTGTGGTTTTTATGTTGATTACTATCAATATTTGGGTGCACCACATTTTGATCGAGCTCCAGCAATCATGACGTTTATTAATCATGACCTGGAAAAGCTCGACCTTGATTATGTCCATGATTTGAAAGCAAAGACTTTTCCGCATCAAGATGGAAATAACGCACAACGAGTATTTCAGTTTTTGATGAAACAACTCTAA
- the msrB gene encoding peptide-methionine (R)-S-oxide reductase MsrB, with protein sequence MDKQQGELRQRLTPEQYAVTQEAATERPFSGEYDNFYQEGIYVDVVSGQALFSSRDKYDAGCGWPSFTKPIDQTNLNEHRDESFGMHRTEVTSTQANSHLGHVFPDGPRDRGGLRYCINSAALKFIPVADLEKAGYGQYQSLFK encoded by the coding sequence ATGGATAAACAGCAGGGTGAATTACGACAGCGTCTAACGCCTGAACAATACGCCGTTACTCAAGAGGCAGCGACCGAACGGCCATTTAGCGGTGAGTATGATAACTTTTACCAGGAAGGTATTTACGTTGATGTAGTTAGTGGTCAAGCACTCTTTAGCTCGCGTGACAAATATGATGCGGGTTGTGGGTGGCCATCCTTCACTAAACCAATCGATCAGACTAATCTTAACGAACACCGTGACGAGTCGTTTGGCATGCATCGAACAGAAGTGACTAGCACACAAGCAAACTCACATTTAGGTCACGTCTTTCCAGATGGGCCACGAGATCGCGGCGGGCTTCGTTATTGTATTAATTCAGCAGCACTGAAGTTCATTCCAGTTGCCGACCTTGAAAAGGCTGGTTATGGTCAGTATCAGAGTTTATTTAAATAA
- a CDS encoding GNAT family N-acetyltransferase produces the protein MSQITTRRLTTADVNKLQQISIETFKDTFGAQNTSENMAAYLQDAYNLPKLTHELAEPESQFYFVERAGESLGYLKLNTGAAQSEAMGPDTLEVERIYIRKAFQHQGLGNQFMQQAIQIAKANHKHKVWLGVWEHNEPAKDFYAKWGFEQFSAHDFVMGDDRQTDLLMIKSLTQD, from the coding sequence ATGTCACAAATTACGACACGGCGGCTCACCACTGCTGACGTGAACAAACTACAACAAATCAGTATTGAAACCTTTAAGGACACGTTTGGTGCACAAAACACCTCTGAAAATATGGCCGCATACTTACAAGATGCATATAACTTGCCCAAGTTAACCCATGAATTAGCGGAACCCGAATCACAATTTTATTTTGTTGAACGAGCCGGTGAATCATTAGGATACTTGAAATTAAACACCGGTGCGGCACAATCAGAAGCAATGGGTCCAGACACTTTAGAAGTTGAACGAATCTATATCCGAAAAGCTTTCCAACACCAAGGGCTCGGTAATCAATTTATGCAACAAGCGATTCAAATTGCTAAAGCTAATCACAAGCATAAAGTTTGGCTTGGCGTTTGGGAACATAACGAACCGGCAAAGGACTTCTATGCGAAATGGGGCTTTGAACAATTCAGTGCTCACGATTTTGTGATGGGTGACGATCGCCAAACCGATTTACTCATGATTAAGTCGCTGACTCAGGACTAG
- a CDS encoding CDP-glycerol glycerophosphotransferase family protein produces the protein MLQRLKRIARRVVYGRRAPVSDTQELTEPTGPQSDALEFMNSQRIAKNAESLIKRQVTKLDFNSSYLVIEGSAWFEKYPEKDAERIIKSLILINDQAEEIEIPLVNTTVERPGFPASGYHGDVNFSTISDGKPLIPGTYEIKLQLQQYLGNGWLIRRTSIGQIVDTHQDLNYTTKMTSYSAKSNKSYSLIFRYSLASQALKVTSYKLSDVNPLENEFTEDVGLDSAAMRAIKRRALKLWYRWYCLQPIHKKQISFVSDSRVTISGNFEFIYQELKRRNTDFKISFYLKPSIKTKKSWKEVRTLAKALATSRYVILDDFYPLVYPLHIRENADLIQVWHAVGAFKTFGYSRLGMPGGPKIQSLNHRNYTKALVSSHNIADKYAEGFGIAPDKIQPLGIPRTDIFFDEPKKQAIRERLAHDLPFIKGKKVILFAPTFRGNGQQSAYYPFEMLNFRAIYEALHEDYVFLLKIHPFVQNKPTLPYEYSDFYYDVSDYREINDLLLVADQLITDYSSVCFEYALLNRPMIFFAPDLADYMQSRSFYFNYFDFIPGSLAENTGELISQLQHPQVDQAKLDGFVNFFFDDLDGKSTARFVDALENDFEDPNAAELENNDGLAISEDGKIIPDWGKKAK, from the coding sequence ATGTTACAACGATTAAAACGGATTGCGCGGCGTGTCGTCTATGGACGGCGGGCACCAGTTAGCGATACGCAAGAATTAACGGAACCGACCGGGCCGCAAAGTGATGCGCTTGAATTTATGAACTCGCAACGAATCGCCAAGAATGCCGAATCATTGATCAAACGACAAGTGACTAAACTTGATTTTAATAGTTCTTACTTAGTTATTGAAGGTTCAGCATGGTTTGAAAAGTATCCTGAAAAAGATGCCGAGCGGATTATTAAGAGTTTGATTCTAATTAACGATCAGGCCGAAGAAATTGAAATTCCGTTGGTTAATACGACTGTTGAACGGCCCGGATTTCCAGCTTCTGGTTATCATGGTGACGTTAACTTTTCAACGATTTCTGATGGAAAGCCACTAATACCTGGTACTTATGAAATTAAATTACAACTGCAACAGTATTTAGGCAATGGTTGGCTAATTCGGCGGACTTCAATTGGACAAATCGTTGATACCCATCAGGATTTGAACTATACCACTAAAATGACGAGTTATTCGGCCAAGAGTAATAAATCATACAGCTTAATTTTCCGCTATAGCTTAGCTTCACAAGCATTGAAGGTCACTTCATACAAACTGAGTGATGTTAACCCGCTTGAAAATGAATTTACCGAAGACGTCGGCTTAGATAGTGCGGCGATGCGTGCCATTAAACGCCGGGCGCTAAAACTCTGGTATCGGTGGTACTGCCTTCAACCGATTCATAAGAAACAAATTTCATTTGTTTCCGATAGCCGGGTGACGATCTCCGGTAATTTCGAGTTTATTTATCAGGAATTAAAACGTCGCAATACTGATTTTAAGATTTCATTCTATTTGAAGCCAAGTATTAAAACCAAAAAATCCTGGAAAGAGGTTCGAACGTTAGCTAAAGCGTTGGCTACTAGTCGTTATGTGATTTTAGATGACTTTTACCCACTAGTTTACCCATTGCATATCCGGGAAAATGCGGATTTGATTCAGGTATGGCATGCGGTCGGTGCCTTTAAAACGTTTGGTTACAGCCGACTCGGGATGCCTGGTGGTCCTAAGATTCAATCACTGAACCATCGTAATTACACCAAAGCCTTGGTTTCTTCGCATAACATTGCGGATAAGTACGCGGAAGGGTTTGGGATTGCTCCAGATAAGATTCAGCCGCTGGGGATACCACGGACGGATATCTTTTTCGATGAACCTAAGAAACAGGCGATTCGAGAGCGACTAGCGCATGACCTGCCATTCATCAAGGGCAAAAAAGTCATTCTCTTTGCCCCAACGTTCCGTGGCAATGGCCAGCAATCAGCATACTATCCATTTGAAATGTTGAATTTTAGAGCAATCTACGAAGCATTACACGAAGATTACGTCTTTTTACTGAAGATTCATCCGTTTGTGCAAAACAAACCAACGTTACCATATGAATATTCGGACTTCTATTACGATGTTTCTGATTATCGTGAGATCAACGATTTATTACTCGTTGCTGACCAATTAATCACTGACTACTCATCAGTTTGTTTCGAATACGCACTACTGAACCGGCCAATGATTTTCTTTGCGCCGGACTTAGCGGATTACATGCAATCCCGGAGCTTTTACTTCAACTACTTTGATTTTATTCCTGGTAGTTTAGCGGAAAACACGGGTGAGTTGATCAGCCAGTTGCAACATCCACAAGTTGACCAAGCTAAATTGGACGGCTTTGTGAACTTCTTCTTTGATGATCTAGATGGTAAGTCTACAGCTCGTTTCGTGGATGCACTTGAAAATGACTTCGAGGATCCGAACGCAGCTGAGTTAGAAAATAACGACGGTCTCGCCATTAGTGAAGATGGTAAGATTATCCCTGATTGGGGTAAAAAGGCTAAATAA
- a CDS encoding MarR family winged helix-turn-helix transcriptional regulator, producing the protein MTLEIDLANQLCFSIYNANRLFNKFYVETLTPFKLTYAQYLVLMALWERDDQSLHELGQVLRLSSNTLTPLLRRMEDAGWLQRERPATDRRQLVIHLTTQGKQQQAPIEAAIATCISRYHLTIDEYQQALALNQKIITALSQDLA; encoded by the coding sequence ATGACACTAGAAATTGACCTAGCAAATCAACTTTGTTTTAGCATATACAATGCCAATCGGTTATTTAACAAATTTTATGTCGAAACATTAACGCCATTCAAGCTGACTTACGCACAATATCTCGTACTAATGGCATTGTGGGAACGCGACGATCAGTCACTACACGAATTGGGTCAAGTTCTGCGTTTAAGTAGCAACACTCTGACACCACTTTTGCGGCGTATGGAAGACGCCGGGTGGTTGCAACGGGAGCGCCCAGCAACGGATCGGCGTCAATTGGTTATTCATCTCACAACTCAAGGCAAGCAACAACAAGCACCAATCGAAGCCGCGATTGCAACTTGTATCAGTCGCTACCATCTGACCATCGATGAATATCAGCAGGCTTTGGCCTTGAACCAGAAGATCATTACCGCATTATCACAAGATTTGGCCTAG
- a CDS encoding sterile alpha motif-like domain-containing protein, with protein MTFYRWLEPFIEQNGPFAPAACYAHSDFDFPLTSNVHELSDYITYLNIRDSVKKSFYSALDAYQAS; from the coding sequence ATGACATTCTATCGTTGGTTAGAACCGTTTATTGAACAAAATGGTCCGTTCGCGCCAGCCGCTTGTTATGCGCACTCAGATTTTGATTTTCCTTTGACTAGTAATGTTCATGAATTATCTGATTATATTACTTACTTAAATATTCGTGACTCAGTCAAAAAATCATTTTATTCAGCATTGGACGCGTACCAAGCAAGTTAA